AATTACACATTCTTGTGAATAAAcattaattatgttgtgttatatttatttttattataatacgtgtttgttttcatcgcatattagaaaatattataacattcttttaatatttaatagatattCATTAACCCGCTTAATTTAGTGGATATAGATGGATGAACTgaatttaaatggatatgaatatgaatatggatgaaaAAAAGTTAAATGAATATGTATAGGGCATCACCCGATTCATATCTGATTCATTATCATCCCTACGTGATCCCTACGTGACATTGTCACTGATGTTTAAATTATGTTTTAACACTTTATTTAACCATTTGTGTTTAACCTTTGACGTTTTAATAACTACTTTTGCTTATATATTTCAAAAAGAAGGTTCCGTATGATAACATTCGGTTCATTTCTTTTAATAAAAGCTACTTACACATAAgtcttaaatttctgttattttatTCCAAGTTCCATCACAAGTAGATTGGCCCTCAATGTAAATGAGTTTTTAGTctttctatttctagaagattaatGTCATTATTAACTTTTTAAGCGTTTGATTAAGAGTCTTTTGATTATTACTCCTATATATAAACGTAGAATATGCAAATTGGTTTTTAAATACATATATTCAACCCTCAAACTTAAACAAAAAAGAAAAACTGACCTATATCGACCGGTCAACATGAGAAAAGGAAATCAAATAACTTATTATTAAAGAAATTGAGGCTGAAATTGAACCCATGACTTATGCTGGTGTATGTCTCTCGGTTACTAGGCTACCGTCGAAGACATCCTTTAATGTGTACATATTTGGGTAATATCCTTAGACCTTCTTTAGCCGAGCGTGCTCGGTAGTGTGCTGCACCAACACGCCGGCGTACACGTAGTAGCGCGGCGTGTTGGGTGGAGATTGGGGCCGCGTGCTCCAAGTTAACACGTGAAAATCGTAGGCGTGTTTGGGTAATAATGTACACGTATTCGATTTGTAACGGATATAATTCATGCaacggtttcttcttcttcttcttctatatatatacatagatacacACAAACATATTCACACAACACAAACATATACACTTCTATATTTTATCAAAACAGAATGTCTTCCACCAAACTTTCTCTTGACGTTCACTACGGGGGCCGAGTTGAGTAAGACTTGAAATCGTACGTAGACGGGGAAAAAAAATCATTTGAAGATGTTGACGTTTCCGATATTGAAGATTGGACGAAGCTGTCCAAGTTTCTCCAAAAAGAAACACCATACGTATTTACGCAAATTGTGTATTTTGACGAAGAGCATCAATCGTTGATGTTTCTGTTTACGGATGAGCAATGGGATGAGCAAAAAGAGCGAGCCAGGACACGACCATGTCGAATTGTCTTGTATCTTGTAAACATGGGCGTTACTCCGGTTAATCGGGAGCCCTCCGATTCGAGTAGCCTTGAAGAAGGTTACGTGAGTCAGGATTCTATATATTAGTTTATGACTTTTATTTTTCGTATCGTCTATCGTATCGTCTTTATTAtataatcgtatcgtttttattgatgtaatcgtatcgtttttatttaattttaatcgtatttgttttctttttaattaataaaataatagtataaagtaattaataaatcaataaaattaaaagaaaaatgaaaaagaaataaaaaatacccTTAACACGCCACTCAACACGCCATCCATTACCCAGCAACATGGCAGCACGCTCATCAAACACCCCACCACACCCAGCAACACGCCCATCATCCCCTTCAGGGATAAAGATGGTCTTACATTTACTTATAAACTTAAGATTCATTCTAATTGCATATTCAACGTTTATACAGAGTAATAATCAAAAGATTCATTCATTCTAAACTTAAGATTCATTTTAATTGCTTTGTGGTGTATCTCTCATTCTCTCTCCATTACTAGACTACTGTCTATTGGACATCCTTTTgtattttatttttccttttaaaatactccgtaatgatttaaTGTACATTTTATAACTATCAATCATTCTACAAAAAAATAATGTAGAAGAATAAAAAAAGGGAAATTGATGAAAATACatttttttaaggcttcaaacaaaatacacttttttaaaaaaaactgcctttttacaccattcggtagacggaatttctgtctaccacctttatctgtcgtctactaccatttttacaaagtagtagacagtgacaacaaggtagtagacagtgagaacaaagcagtagacagccagctgaccgtctactgccttgttgttactgtctactaccttgttgtaggtgtcgactgatatgtattattggtgtcgacacctacaacaaggtagtagacaataacaacaaggcagtagacggtcagctaccttgtaattggttgtctactgctttgttctcattgtctactaccttgttgttattgtctactactttgtaaaaatggtagtagacgacagataaaggtggtagacagaaattccgtctaccgaatggtgtaaaaagacaatttttttaaaaaagtgtattttgtttgaagcatTAAAAAAGgtgtattttgaacaatttcccATAAAAAAAATCATGTCCTATAGAGTGGATTTGTAAATGACATTTGTAATAATCCTAATATATTAAAAGAATTATCAGATTGAAATAGTAGAAGGAATAATCATTTTAACCCCAAAGGGTTGGTTGAGTGGTTATTTGCTTGTATGGGTATGCAccatttggtttcaaaccgaaccgaatatcgaatcgaatccaAACCAAAAAAAATCAAACCGAATTTTTTAAACGATTTTCGGATCGACCGAAACTGAAACCGAATTCgtaattcggtttttggttttgaaaattttaaatctGGTTAATAGAAAACCAAATTAAAaacaaattcaaattaataacatattaaaacatatttatatttataatatttatatatttatattatatttgatgtattattacatttttattaaacaataaacatgttatataccaTGTATGCTTAAATTAATTCCACAACCgtaattcataatttatatgtaagtttatgttggttatgatttttatttttaatgattttcggttttaaccgaaaccaaatcgaaatcaaatttggttttcggttcggttatggttatggttttgatatttaaatttggtttcggtttggttttcggttttgattttataagtttcaaaaccgaataaaccgaataaaccgaaaaaccaaaaaccgaaccgatgaacacccctatacTTGCTTAGGATTCTCCAAAGGAGATCCAGGTTCAATCTTCACCAACTTCACTTTGGGGCGTtgcttttcataaaaaaaaacaaaaaaaaaaaaaaaaaaaaaaaaggagtaaTCATTTTTCTTTTTATCAGTAGTGGATTTGTAAATGACATATTagaatttttttattatataattatattaaaaattataattattaattattaatatgtcAATTCGAATTCTCCCCTTTCACTGAATACGACTTTACAAAGTCAAGTTATTAATTGAATAACATAACAAATCAACACCTAATCTGTTGAATGGTGACAAGATATGACGAATTGAACAATTTAACACGGTCGGTTAATCTAGTTTTGCATTTGACTTTCTATACTACGTTAatacaaaaataaataatttttataacgatAAGTTTCAAGGATAGACTGATGTTTAAATTAATTGTACATAGCGATTAGTTATCAATTTCGTGATGGCGGGTACTTGATTGTACATTTTTTTATGCGTGTTGACAACATTACTTTTAACGGCTATTGTTAGaaaattacataaatttaatagcgCAGTATAAATCATATATAGCCTTAGATATTTTGCTGATTCTAACCCGACGTGACTTTTCCTCAGTCATCCCACATAGCAACTTGTTTGACGCCCTTGACGCCCCTAACGCGGCGTCAAAATTTGATGCTCGGGCGTCAGTCGAAAATGTGACGGATTCAAAAGTTGTGTCAAATTTTTTTCCAGCCAATCCAAACTTgccacatatttttatatattattaattaataaattttatacccaactaccaataatattttaccacatcactcaTCACAAATTTAACCCTCAAATTTGACCTTCCCCTTTAAACAACTTCAGTACTTGACCTTGTCACGTCACCAAAAAGTACTTCATGTACTTACCTTAGACGTCACAGTCAGTCTTAAAGTAATGTTTCTGATCATAGCTCTAAAGGTGTGTTCCATAGATTTTCTATAGAAAAAATGAAATGAGAGTGAGGTGAATGAAGGGGAAGGATTTGGAATCCTTCCAATTTGGAAGGAAGGATGGGAAGGAAAATTAGTGCAAATCCATCTTTCCACTTCCTTCCCTTTCTTTTAATGAAGAACTCAGGAACACCAATCTCATTCTAACTTCCTTCTCTTTCTTTCCCCTTCTCTCCAAAAATAAACTGAGAACAGACCCTAAAGGCTATATGTTTAAGAAAGTAATTTGCACATATTTGATTGTAAAAAAAAGGTTAGTAAGAAATTAGTAGGATGTCGTGTTTAAAATTGATTTACACATAATTTACacacaattgattttaagttaaTTAAGTATTTCTTAAAATTTTAAAGATATCCTGTAGACCTATGATTAGAATATGTATAAACATGTAAAAGGAAAAAGATCCGTTTCAAACTACTCAGAAAAATCTTTTCTCAAGCTTTATTGTCGTATGTCGTGTTTAATTTTATCCTCAAACACAGCTTCACTGTAAGTATACAAACTGATTTAACTACCTAGCTTGTTTTTTAATTAGGAAAGTTCTAACGTAACctcaattattaaatattaaattttcaacAAAGACAAAGTCAAATGAATAGAATTTGAACATAACATAACGTATGCTACCTAAACAAATGAGTTTCATATAATTGTGGTTATTATTTCACTTTACACGGCATATTAAAATATGAAAATTCAATTTTTAATTTGAAAATTCAATATGAAAATTCATATAAAAGCATACCAAGTCACTCATTACTACTTGGTAAACATTCAACCATTTGCAAAAGAGTAAACATGATGGCTTGCTTCAAGTTTTCAGTTGTTGCTTCTACTTTTGCAATCATGCTTGTTCTTGTATTCCAATCTTCCATAGTTAAAGCAGACTTCAACTTCAACTACAGTATACCACCCGGGCTTTCTCCTTTCATCGGTAAATCATCGATTCATATTTATAGCGGAGTCAAAAAAGATTTGTACATTATTTGTTAATTGTGGGTCGTAATCTTATACCAAGGTACAGGGTATAACAGGGTGACACTTTTGTAAGAACGTTCTTATTTTAAGATTTGATAAGAATAAGTATATGACTAAATATGCATTCGGATTTCATATACTAGATGTGTTTTAATCCAAAATATGCATCCGAATTGCGTATAATATGATTTGGTAAACTTACTATGATGTTTATGACACACATGTAAACATTTCTCCGTGATTAAACAGATAACCTCTGTGATGATGTGAATTGTGGAAAAGGAAAATGCTCGGTTGATCGAGCTAAACCATTTAATTTCGTCTGCCAGTGCGACTCAGGATGGCGACAAACTCGTTTTGACAAGGAAGATGATCTTCAATTTCTTCCTTGTGTCATTCCCAATTGTAAgttcattatttatatatacaattgCTGGTTCACATAAACTTTGTACAACCTTAGAATTGTACGTACTGGTTTTTTTAAGTTATAGCAACACTTAGCCATTTTCAACATCGTATGACTATTGACTAGGGAAAGATCAACTGAACTATTAGCGAGTTAATCGATCTAGAATAGTTAGGAGCTCAACTCGAGCCGAGCTTAAACGATATCGAACTCATGCTTGAACATAACTGAAGGTCGTTTAGTTAATGAGCCCTAGTCTGAGCTTCTTATATGGAGCTCGAACAAACTCACAAGCCTAAACGAGtctttcatttatatatacattaattttgtttttgttataataattataataaaaataaataataatagtaattattttaattataataataattcaatatatataggaataagtattatataaaaaaattgtTGAACTCTAGCCGATttcaagcgtgtttattctcaaacACTCCGAACTCGGGCTTAATATGTTAAGCACAAAACTAGCCGAGCTCAATAGATTGAGCTTGGGCTCGCTCGTTTACACAACTGCATGTGACATTAATATTTGTTTAAATTTTGATTGCAGGTTCCCTCGACTACTCGTGCATGCCAGCTCCTCCCCCAGCTCCTCCAATCCCTTACAATATTTCGTTCTTTGATCGTATGTAATCATTGATCGTTATTTTTCTTGAATTTTATCTCGTCCGATAGCTATCAATCGTATTTTAAAGTTACTTCTTATGGTACTTTGTAGCTTGTTACTGGGCTTACTGTGGAGAAGGTACCTGCAACATGAATCATACGTATAGGCATACATGTGATTGCAATCCTGGATATTCAAATATCATGAACATCTCCCATTTCCCATGCATGAGCAGTTGTACGCATCGATCATTGATCTTTATTAACTTATAAATATAACCAAATAAATCATAGTTATATTGATGTTTGAAGAAATTTCGAAACAGGCGCTATTGGAAGCGATTGCAGTAGCCTTGGAGTACGAGTACTAGACACAAATTCTCCTACTGGTGGTAGCAATCAAGGTGGTGATAGCAATCAAGGTATGGCTGATAATCAATCTTAGCAAAAGTTAATGTGAAATGTAAACTATAAAAAGTCATCAGTTTTGACTTTGACTTTTTGTTTATGTTGACTTTTGATTTTGCAGGTAACAAAATTCTTCATGGAGGATTCTATTGGATTGGAATAACAGTGatgtcagtggccatggctctgtggAATTAGGACATGTAATTGATTTGTTGATTGTTTTGTTTGAGGGGTCTTATGATACATTCATGTTTTGTAGGAcatgtttttgattttatgtttttgtGTATAAAATAAGATTATAATCATTATGTGATTGATCATTGTATTGTAGCTTAAgaaatacatacatgtatatacatacCTTCATGTATATGAAAAACCATTCAGTACAATGTATATGTCAGCAGCAATATATTTCTTTTACTAAGTCGATACGCCATCTAACACATCATCAAATtatcaaacaaacaaaaaaaaaaaacataacacCTCAGCGTATCAAGAAGTTGGTTGCATAAATTAGCAATATCTAAAAGTTCGATGCACACAACAAATTAAGATAAAGTTTGGATACAAACAATGTACACTTGTCACGATCCAATAGGTCATGATGACCCTCATAACCATCTATAGTTGGATACATTTAAGGACATTGATGCTGATATTTATCAATTATGGCAGACTTTTATCTCAATCAAGTGTAACTGCAATTTTAAACCCAAATCGATATATTTTCTTGTTTTTGGCCGGATAAAAAAAAGTTCATACAAGCATTCCCAGCATCGTTTATAAGAATTTTAAAGGTTCAAGACACGAAGCTTGCACATGGCTATATGATCACAACCAAATCAAGTTTTTAGTAATCACCCATTTTACTTTAAAAGGAGAATATTGCTTCATTACTTTGAGACAAGAAATAATAGCATCCATTACATACGCTAGTTCTACTACAAGCGGTGAACACTTGACTTATTTTTGCCATTTCAATTGTCTAGCATCATTAATCTTCACGCTTAAAATTAGCAGTTCAAGAAAGGGATAATAAAGTGACAAAATTACCTGCAAAATTTGAAACAATAAGAATAAAATAAGTAGAATTGACTAAATAGTACCCAAGATGCCAGATATTCTAATCCTTTTCAAGTTTTAGTTAATGCATTAGTTGAAATGGACATCTCAACGAAGCATTAGAAATACGATACTGAGTGATAAGGTTTTCGGTTTTCCCTGCTGAGGTTGTTGAGGTTACCCGGGAGGGTGAATATTTTTTACTCCATTGTACATAGCCTAACCGGATTACTCGGTGACCGTTTCCAAACACTTTCGTGGCAGCCATATAACACCTAACTAGCACCTAATTAGTAATtaggaatatgatatatatacatcaaattttGTATGTGTACCCCATAAAATCACCTAATTAGCACACATGGTATAACCCCCCTTTAATGCAAGTGAGTTTCGTAACTTCTTACACGTCTTGCGAATCCTAAGATTTTTACAATCATATAATAGCTATGTTTCCCAGCCCCACACATACATTCTATACATAATCACAAAGAGTTTTACAAACAAATAATAGATCATAACAAAATACAACAGAACCACTGAAATTGCGTAAATAACAAAACTAAAACATAGAGATGGAATAGACAACTGAATAGCATGTCAATTGTTGGACTTGATTAAGGGTTCCTAGCTTCTTCCCATGTAATAATATGTAAGGGTGAGTAGAAAAGAAAAACCTTAAATGGCTATGGTGTGACGTTTGGTCTTAAAATCTTAGACGTGGAACAACTTACTAGGCACATTATGTTGAACCCCAATGAGTCATAGACCATTTGCTCCAAAAGTAGGTTTAGATCTGTATTTACAGGCTATACATAGCCTCGATTACCTGGTAGCTATTAGTATACACTATCAATTTCCTTTTAGGGCTGGAAATGGAGGTCTTATAAAGAAGTCTTCTAGTAGTGTACTGTTCTGAACACAATATAAATGCCAGGTGTTTGAGGACCTTTTAGCAATTTATCTTCCACATGGGGATAAGCAGATAACAGAATTTTAAACAATTTTAGTATATCGACTGTAGATATTTAGTAGTTGTAGCATATGACAAAACATAATAGTTCCGAACAAACTACTTATTTAATAATCAATGATCAGTAAAATTCACTCAAAGTTAAAAGAAACTGATATAAGTTTGGAAATGTCAGTTGATTTTTCTCAACTTTATAGAACATTAGATTCAACACCTAGTGACTAACGAAGGTTGGTAGATACGTTTAATCATAGACAGCTATTTAAGAAGCCTTAACTAATCAAACCATGACGAAGGGCATTAAAACGACTCTTGGTGGTGAATATCATAGACAAGAAAAGGAATGTGCTTTGCTAATTTTACAGCTCATGCTACAAGCATCGTGAAAGACGAGAACTCATTTTGACTAGAGATTCGAATGCTCCAGAAGAAGGAAACatttaaaataagaaaagaaaCTATTTGTAAGTTCAAGTTTCAAATGCAACTTGTGCGTGTAATGATTTTATGAATATCAAAATCGTGCAGATTGATATGTGAAATGAATATGTGTGTCTTGTTTGCTGTAAGCAATTATACCATTATGATGAGAAAAGTAAAGGGTCCAAATATCCTTAGATGTAACTTAAAGTGCCAGAGAGAGAATCAACACATTTGCTGATCATCTATGAAACTCTAACCTTCTTTTAAGCACTATCATAAACATAAATGTTATATCCTTAGATGTAACTTAAAGTGCCAGAGAGAGTATCAACACATTTGTGAGAACTAAAAAAGGCACGACGCACATACAGATTCTTTTCCGATTTTCAAAGGCTTGGGACCTAACTAGCAACCAGTTTAACCACAGCTCAAGGGTTCAACATCACAAGTGAGAGTTCCAAATTTAAGGGGAAAAATAACTAACATCTGAATTGATATAGGATTAAGTGATGTCATCTTGCAAGTAAGCATGGAAGGTTCTTCGAATATAATAAAAGTAGCAGTATGCGAATAAAAAAAACTTTATGAAGCTTGAAATATAAACTAAAAAAGAGCAATGTCTTACTTAACGAAAAGTAGCTCTTTTGTGGTACCATTTTACCACCATCTGAAATGTGCGTAACTCCGATTTGCAGACGCAATTCCATGAAGAACCTCCCTTTTCTTACGAGCAGCTCCCCTCTTCCTATACGCATCCATTATCTCAGAAAACAAACATTCCTCCAACTTCGAACTGTGATTAGTCCTTCTCTTAAACGCTGCATCAAGAATCCAGCGAACAGCTAACGTTTGTTGACGATCTTTAGCAACAACCCCAGGAACATCAAGAACATTGCC
This genomic window from Rutidosis leptorrhynchoides isolate AG116_Rl617_1_P2 chromosome 2, CSIRO_AGI_Rlap_v1, whole genome shotgun sequence contains:
- the LOC139889089 gene encoding uncharacterized protein; protein product: MMACFKFSVVASTFAIMLVLVFQSSIVKADFNFNYSIPPGLSPFIDNLCDDVNCGKGKCSVDRAKPFNFVCQCDSGWRQTRFDKEDDLQFLPCVIPNCSLDYSCMPAPPPAPPIPYNISFFDPCYWAYCGEGTCNMNHTYRHTCDCNPGYSNIMNISHFPCMSSCAIGSDCSSLGVRVLDTNSPTGGSNQGGDSNQGNKILHGGFYWIGITVMSVAMALWN